TAAAACAAATCAGCAATGTTTTTGATTTAGAAAAGAATGCCAATTCCAAAGAATTTTACCAACTATAAATAAGAAATAACCACAGAATATTATCAAATAAATTTTATGAAAAGAATACTATTTCTATTAGCATTTACAACTCTGTTTTGTAAAGTTAATGCACAAGAAAGCCAAATTCAGATCGAAACTCAAAATACAGCTCTGATTCTAAAAGCGGCAAAAAATGGCATACTTTATCAATCGTATTTAGGAACGAAACTCAAAGATAATTTGGCTTATAATACACTTTCGAAAGAAAATACAAAGTCATTTGTCATAAACGATGGAAATCCTTTGGTAAATCTTAGACATCAGACATATCCAACCTATGGAACAGAAAATTTGTTTGAATCGGCAATTCGAATGACTCATAATGATGGAAATCCTTCTTTGGAATTAAATTATGTAAGTCATCGTACCGATAAAATTGATGCAAATACTACCGAAACTATTATAAAACTAAAAGATCCGGTATATCCTGTAGAAGTTACGCTTCATTACAAAGCTTTTTATAATGAGAATATTATTGAGCAATGGACAGAAATTGTGCATCACGAAAAAAAGCCAGTTATGTTATACAATTATGCATCGTCGATGTTGCATTTTGATGCCGATCATTATTGGTTAACACAATTTCACGGAGATTGGGCAAAAGAAGTTCGCATGCAGGAAAGCGAATTAACCAGCGGTACAAAAGTAATCGACTCAAAATTGGGAGTTCGCACAGATATGTACCAAACGCCGGTTTTCTTTTTATCGCTTAACGAAAAAGCCAACGAAACTTCGGGAGAACTTATTGCAGGAACAATTGCCTGGTCCGGAAACTTTAAGTTTGCTTTTGAATTAGACAATAAAAATTCCCTTCGAATAAGTTCCGGAATCAATCCGTTTGCTTCAGAATACAGCCTGGAATCTGGAAAAGCATTTACAACGCCATCTTTTATTTATACTTTTTCGAATAAAGGAAAAGGGCAGGCGAGTAGAAACTTACATACTTGGGCAAGAAAATACGGAGTTAAAGATGGAGAAAAACCTCGCTTGACTTTACTAAACAATTGGGAAACTACATTTTTTAATTTTGACGAAAAGAAACTAACAGACATGTTTGCCGATTCAAAAACATTGGGCGTTGATATGTTCTTGTTAGACGATGGCTGGTTTGGGAATAAATATCCAAGAAGTGGCGATAAATCTGGTCTTGGAGATTGGCAGGCAACAAAAACAAAATTGCCAAACGGTTTAGGTTTCCTGATGCAGGAAGCAGAAAAAACAGGAGTAAAATTCGGAATCTGGATTGAGCCTGAAATGGTAAATCCTAAAAGTGAATTGTATGAAAAACATCCGGATTGGGTTTTGAAATTACCAAACAGACCAGAAAGTTATTATCGTACCCAATTGGTTTTGGATTTATGCAATCCGCAAGTGCAGGATTTTGTATTCAAAACAGTAGACGATATTATGCAAACCAATTCGGGTGTAGCCTTTTTTAAATGGGATTGCAACCGAATGATGACAAACGCATATTCGACATATTTAAAGAATCAGCAATCGCATTTATTTATCGAATATACCAAAGGTTTGTACAAAGTCTTAGACCGAATTAAGACCAAATATCCAAATTTGCCAATGATGCTTTGCGCCGGTGGAGGAGGCAGAACGGATTACGGATTCCTGAAATATTTTACCGAATTCTGGGCAAGTGATAATACAGATCCGTTCAACAGAGTATTTATTCAATGGGGATATTCGCAATTTTTTCCTGCCTTTGCGATTTGTAATCACGTAACTTCATGGGGAAATCAATCCATTAAATTCAAAACCGATGTCGCGATGATGGGCAAGTTAGGTTTTGATATTAATATAAAGGAACTTAAAGAAAAAGAACTAAAATATTGTCAGGATGCAGTTGCCAATTACAAGCGATTAAGTCCCGTAATCTGGCACGGAGACATGTATCGAATTGTCTCGCCTTATGACGAAAGCCGCGCCGTATTAATGTATGTAAATGAAGCAAAAAGCAAGGCAGTATTGTTCTCTTACACGCTTCATCCGCTTTATGATCCACAATATAATTTGGTTCGTTTTCAAGGTTTAGATCCAAATAAAACCTACAAAGTCGATGAAATAAACCTAATGCCCGAAGCAAAGAAAACTCTCGAAGAATCCGGCGAATCCTTTACAGGAGATTATCTAATGAATGTTGGTTTAAGAGTTTCTTCGTCTAAAGTCGAATCCAGCGTAGTCCTGGAAATTACAGAAGTTTAATTAATTAGTTTTATTGTTAAAAAAGCCTTTCTATGAAGAGATTCATTTGAAAGGCTTTTTTTGTTGGTTGAAATTTTAGAAAGTCAGAGAAGTTTGCGTAGTATTTTGTCAGAAAAACTTTGGAGAGGGAAGGATTTATAATTTAAAGATAGTTTTCCCAAATTTTATATAAATCATACAATCTTTTGCCATCATATTTTTTTCTAGCCAATCCCCAAGCGGTGCCCATTATTACCAATATAGGATTTAGTTCTAATTTTCCAAATTTTGGTACTACCATATGGCCATTATTCATGTCTTTTTTACTTTTAGAAAAATATTGTTTCCATATTAATTCTTTATGTGTATAAATAAAAACCTCTCCAAAATAAAGCCCTATATCTACAATTAGAGAACGAGTTTTAATTGATAGATCCCAATCTTCTATTTCTATATAATTTGGTATTTGGGACCTTTTATTAAAGTATTGTTCTTCTGTAAGTTTCACGGTTTCTAAATTTTGATAAAACCATCTTCCTAGCTCATTTAAGGAATTTGGTGTAAAATCTACATTCCAATCTTCAAAGCTTGGTGTTGTTTTTACTATTTCTATTAAATGATTTATTCTGTCATCTTTGTTTTCTTTAAACCAAATTCCATATAGTTTTAGTTCCTCTTTAGTTTTATTATCAAACTGATAGTCTATAGGTAAATTCTGTATTGTTTGATACATTTTTTTAATTTTTAGGTATAATAAATATGATTTGTGGCGTTAAGAAAAGGATCTAAGTCTAATTAAAAGTAAGGATTAGTTATAGGTTATTTTACCTAATAATGGAATTGAGTAAATCCAATAAAAAAATAGAATTAAAATAATTACTACCCAGACTATGATACCGCCAATTCTATTTTGTTTTTTTGACAATTTATCAAAGTTAATTACAATAGCTTTCCATTTATTTTGATAGACAAATAAAAACCAATTGAGAGCACTAATAGCAAAAGCAAATACTAAAGTTGAAATGTCTATAATTGAATTTGATGATTTAAGTGGAATATTGAAAAGATAATGATATGATATTTCTATTGCCGAATAACTCCAGATGCTTAATGCCAGCATTGTTACATAAGCTTTCCATTCGCTCCACCATTTTGAATATATTGATGCTTCATAGAATCGATACAATTTATAAAAGAAGTACTGATAGGCTTTTAATAAAATCATAATTTTAATTGCTTTTGTTCAATTTTACAAGTGGAAGTTAATACTTATATAAACACTGATATTAAGAAAACAAACAAACTGAAAATCATAAATCTAATCATGTATCGTCCATTATTTGCCCTATAAGTAGCGAGCAATTTTTCATATCTTTTGTTATAGAGTATTAAAAAATAATTTATGATTATAGAGGGAATAAAATAGAGTACAATAACTTCTAATTTGTGATCTAAGCTTTTCATGGTATAGTTTTCAGGATATATTGAAAAAGTAATATAGTCAGGTAAAATTTTTTTAATGAAGATACTTAAGGATATAAGTATCAAACCTAAAAATCCGGATAAGAACATTATAGTGTTAAACTTCCAGTCTTCTTTGTTTATGTTTTGAGATTTAAAAATAGTGTCAACACATATTTTATAATAAATTTTCAGCATTTCTTATTTTTTATAATGACAATATGATAAGCAAAAGGATTCTATTCCAGGCATTAGTATGGCTCAAGAATAAGTCTTCTGAAAAAAACAAAAGCCTATAAATTAAGGGTTTTGTTGTATTCTTGTAAATTGTAATTTTTATGAAAATTTGATAAGCAATTAATACCTTTTTTAAAAATAAGTCCCGTTAGCAAGATAGACGGCGGTCATATAAAAAATAAGAAATGTAGTCAAAGAATATAAAACCCCAATTAACGCCATTCTTTTGTTTTTTCCTTTATACAAGCTTTCATAAAAAGATAATATTCGTTTGTAGTTTTCTCTCTTTAAAAAATAATAGCTACATATAAAATACCAAATTAAAAAAACTGATCCAATCAGGTATTTTAATAAGAGATTATAAGGGAATAAACTAAAATAACCTTTTGGAGAAATATATCGTAGTAGAAACAAAATCATTAAAGAATGAGTTGATAATAAAACAGAAAAAAATATCGCTGCCAAATTCTCATCTTTTTCTCCCACTCTTTTTATTGATGCAAACATCCTGAATAAACAATAATATAAATAATCAAATATTCTCATAATTTTCTTTCAATGTTTTCCTGTAAAAATATACGAATTTAATTTTCCTCTCTCTGAAGTCTTCTTTTGAAAAGCTGCGCTAATGTTTCTGACTTTTCACAATTATTTTATTTGAACTTATAAATCTAATAAAGTCTCCTGACTTTTTTCTGCTTGATTAAATAATAATACAAAAAAAGTTTTACGAAATCTGAAGCTTTGTCATAATTAGTCTTAAATGAGACATTCTCGAGCCATTCTATAAGTTTAATTCAAAAAAAGTAACTAGGTTGATAACTTTTATCAGCCTTAAAGTGGCGTCTTTGCTCATGTTTTTTTGAGGGTTAAGGAAATTATTTTCAAAATGTGGAAACCCGTAAAATTTTAACATACTCATCGTCTAGATTTGCAGCCAAAAAACAGTTTGAAATCTAAAATGCGTATGAAAAAACTTTACCTACTCCTTCCTCTTTTATTGCCATTAATTACTTATTCTCAAGATATTCTTTGGGAAAAATCATATGGAGGACAACATGCTGATTATCTTTTTGACGCACAGCCAACAGCCGACTATGGTTTTATTTTGGCAGGAAGTTCATTATCTAATAAAACAGGAAATAAATCAGATGATAATCATGGAGATCTTGATTATTGGGTGTGGAAAATGACTGAAAAGGGAGAACTTGACTGGCAGAAAAGTTTTGGAGGAAGTGGATTTGATTTACTTCAAAGTATCAAAAACACAAAAGATGGTGGATTTATTCTGGCAGGAACTTCAAGTTCAGGAACAGGTTTTCAAAAAGCAGAAGATTGTAAAGGACTTACTGATTTTTGGGTTATAAAATTAGATGCTTCCGGAGCTGAGCAGTGGCAAAGAACAATTGGCGGCAATGGCTCAGATGAATTGTTATGCGCTTTTCAGACCAGAGACGGAGGTTATATTTTAGGAGGATCTTCAAGCTCCAGCCCTGTCTCTATTTCAGATATTAAACCTGATGCAAAGTCCCTGACAACTACCAAAGCAGATTTGTACAGTAAATCAGAAAAAAGTCGAGGCAACATGGATTACTGGGTTGTAAAATTGGACAAACAAGGTGTTATTGAGTGGCAAAAAACTTACGGAGGAGAATATGCAGACTTACTAAGAAGTATGGAGCAAACAACAGACAATGGTTTTATTCTGGCGGGATATTCCACTTCATCACGATCTGGTGATAAAACGGAAAGCAATAAAGGAGTTGGAGATGTCTGGGTTTTAAAAATAAATGATGTTGGAGAAATAGAATGGCAAAATTCTTATGGAGCAGAAGGTGATGACCAGCCTTATGTAATTCACCAGACAATTGATGGCGGATATATTATTGGAGCAAATTCAAACAGTACAAACCCACTTACTTCATTGGGAGGAATAGTTGGAAGCGGCACTGATTATTGGGTTTTGAAACTAGATGAAGAAGGAGGAGTTGTATGGAGTAAAACCTATGATTTTGGAAAAGTGGATATTTTGACCTCATTGGTAGAAAACAAAGATCATACGTATTTAATTGGCGGATATGCCCAAAGTGAAAGAAGAGTTCCAAGAGAGGGAATCGTTGGAAAATTAACCAATGTGGCTGTCAAAGAAAAAGACGGAATCAATGATTATATCGCCTTAAAGATTGATGAAAAAGGAGAGGAATTGTGGAATAAAACCGTTGGAAGTGCAGGCGAGGATATTCTTAGAAAATTGATAGAAACCCGCGATGGAGGATATTTGATGGCAGGAACGTCTAATTCAGGCGCTTCAAAAGATAAAAACTCCAATATTGGGGGTAGTGATTTTTGGGTTGTAAAGTTGAAAGACAAAACAAAAATCGAAAAAGTTAAATCAAGTATAGAAGCCATTCCAAATCCGGTATCGACATATACAAATGTTATTATAGGTTACGATTTTACTTCAGGAACAGCCAGTGTTGTGGATATGACAGGTAGAACGCTTCAAAATTTCAGTATTTCAAGCAGGACAGTACCGGTTGATTTAAGTGCCTATGCAGAGGGAATTTACATCATCAATATTAAAACAGATGTAAAAACAGAATCTGTAAAAGTGATAAAAAGAATAACAAGTAAATAAGATATAATAGAATTACAAAAATGTATATAACAACTATAAAAAGTCAAATTAAAATCTTTTATTTTTTAATAATGATTTTACTGACTTCTATAAAAATTGTAGCACAAACTACACCAGGTGACGGATTCAAAGCTCCAGATTTTACGCCAAAGTCTCCTGAAGCATCAGCTTTTTTAAAATATGGAGAATACCCTGTTGATCTTTCTACGGGAGTACCTGGTATATCTTTGCCCGTCTATAGTATTAAAGTTGATGATCTTGAAATTCCAATATCTTTAAGTTATCATGCTTCAGGAATTAAAGTCAGTCAGGAAGCGACTTGGGTAGGTTTGGGATGGAACTTAAATGCAGGCGCTCAAATTATTTTAAATTCCAGAGACAGCGTTGATGAAAGTGATGCAGAAATTGATAACACACAAAGAGATCCGGCATTTATAAAACAGTTTATGCTTGATCATCCTTATGGGTTTACGAACACTCTCTTAAAAGAATACGAAAAATCGAGAGTAAAGGATGTTTATTCTCTTTCATCACCTACCGTAAATGGGAGTTTTTATATAGATAAAGGTAGTCCAGTAATTTTTCCACCAGATGCTTTTAAGGTTGAAATAGGCGGTGATGGAATTCATATTGCAAATTTTACAATTACAGATAAATTAGGAAATAAATATCTTTTTACAGGTACTGTCGAGAAATCAGTAAGAGCTTTAACTCATCATGATGAGTATACAAGTGCGTGGTATGTTGATCAAATTATAACTTCAAAAAATAATAAAATAAAATTTACCTATCAGGATGATGGTGAAATAATTGACTACAGTGAATCTGAAAGTATCGGAGTAATCGAAGAAGGGAAAAATTGTGGATGCAGCCTGGGCGCAACTCAGACACAACTTATTGGACAAATTAGAAAAAGTAATGAAAATACAACTACAACTACAAAAAAGATAAAAGAAATTACATTTAACAATGATCAGACTAAAGTAGAATTTGAACTCAAGAAAGGAAGGTTGGATTTGGTAAATCAAAATGGATATCTTGATAATATAAAAATTAGCCAAAATACTACTGATGGGTTTAATCTAGTAAAAAAGGTATTTTTTGAGTATTCTTATTTTAATGCAGATCAAACAGGTACGGATGCTTACAAATATAAAAGATTAAAACTTGATAGAATGTATGAATTAGATCCTTTAGCCGGGCATGAGTTTATATATTCAGATATAAAGCTGCCCATAAAAGATTCGAAATCACAGGATTTTTTTGGATATTATAATGGAGTTTACAATTTTAGTCTAATTCCTGAACATATTATCACTGATCCGGAAAAAAAAACAGTTGGTTCTGCCAGAAGGGAAGTCAATCCGGCAACTATAGAGGCTGGGATTTTAAAAGAGATTCATTATCCTACCAAAGGGTTAACACGTTTTAATTATGAAACAAATATGTTTTATGGTATTGATCAATTAAATAAATACGTAATACAAAAAAGAGAATCATCACTTACCGGTGTAAGTGATGCAGACAATCCAGCTCCACCACAATTACCGGATGCAGATGGAGAACATGATTATGAAGGACAAAATTGTATTGCCGGCGATTGTTTGAAATATAAAGCTATTTTTTTCAGAATAATAAATCCAAAAAGTAATTTTTTAACCTATACGGTAACAAATAACGGGAGTACTGATACTAAAGATATAAAATATAAATACTGCAGGATTTATGTTTATTATGATGGTTTACTCTATGATTCAGGAAAAATAAATGAAAAAAGAACAACAACATTGTCTTTGGCGTTAAGAGGTGGAGATTATAGTATAGTCTTAGAATCTTATGGTGCTGATATGAGAATTGATGCATCCTTAAATTACACTGACGAAGATTTAACTCCTAAAAACATAATATCTTCAGGTTTAAGAATCCAAAGCATCGAAAGTTATGATTCAAACAATACGCTTCTTTTGAAAAAAGCATACGAATATAATGATAAAGATAATAATACAATAAGTAGTGGAAATCTTGTTAATAATTTAGGGGTTGATTTTATTTCTAATTCATTTGCAAATTTCACACAAGGAGTATGCGGAACAGAAGATAGTGATCCTAACTTTCCTAAAATTATTCCTAAGGTAGATTATACAAAAGGTTATTACATAAATTCCAGATCTAAGCAGGGATTTGAATCTAATTCTGTGGTTTACAGATATGTCAAAGAAATTTCTACAAATACTGCTACATCTGAAAAAATGTATACTGATTATGAATTTACTACTGATGCGGATTGGTTTCGATCTGATATTGGAATACAAGCAAATTTAGGATTCCGAAGAGGTAAAATTTTAGAAAAAAAGGATTTCAGAACAGTTGGAAGCAAAACCTATGTTGTTAGAAAAGAAAAAAACACTTATTTCGATGATAATTCAAAAATAGCTTATATAAAAGGTTATAAATTAACGCGAAGATCATTTATTGATGTGAATGAGAATGCAAACCCACAGCAGCAACCGGAAATTTTGTCAACATTATGGGATTGTCAAGTTCCTCAGTCATTATCAAGTTCTTATGTTTTAGCAGATTATAATATTCCAATTCCGTGGTTTTATCAAAAGACTTCAGAAGTGTCAAATTATTTTTATAATGATTCAAATAGTTTAACAGGAACACTAGTAAGTACAATAAATTATAATTACAGTAATCCGGCTCACTTGCAGTTAACATCGCAAACTACTGTAAATTCAAATGGACAGACATTAGAAACAAAATATAGTTATGCATCAGATTTAGAAATGGTAGGTAAACCATTTATAAATGAATTAAAAGCAGCAAATATGATTGGTATTCCTTTAGATGTACAAACTTCTAAGGGAGGAACCAAAGTATCTGAGCAATTAACCATCTATAATAAGGATGCTTCTACGAGTAATATACTACTTCCTAAAGAGGTTTATTCGGCTAAATTTCCTAATGTTTTGCCTTTAGTTCCCAATATAGGAAACCTTGAAAAAAAAATCACATATGATCAATATGATGATCGAGGTAATATTTTACAATATACTCTTGAAAGCGGAACGCCGGTTTCTATTATATGGGGTTATAATAAGACACAACCTATTGCTAAACTTGAAAATGTAATATATAGTACAATTCCCCCGGAAACAATAACAAGTTTACAGACACTCTCAAATGCTGACAATGATAATTGTTTGTCTGGAAATTGTACAGAACAATTATTACGTAATGGGTTAAAAACATTTAGAGCATCACTTCCGGATGTTTTTATGTCTACGTATACTTATAATCCACTTGTTGGAGTGACAAGCATTACAGATCCCAAAGAAATAACTTCTTACTATGAATATGATTATTTTGGTCGATTAAAGTTTGTTAAGGATAAAGATTTGAATGTTCTTGAAAAATATTGTTACAACTATAAAGGGCAGCAGATTGATTGTAGTGACAATAGTTCTACAAGTGTGATTTTATATAAAAGTATCGCCAAAAGCGGATCGTTTACTAAGAACAATTGTGGAGGTGGCGTGGGATCAAGTGTTGCCTTCAGTCAGGCTGTAGGTGCTCAGACTTCTACAATTTCTCAGGCCGATGCTGATAGTAAAGGACTTACTTTGTTTAATACCAACGGACAGGCTAATGCTAATAGTAATGGTACTTGTACTTTTAGCAGTATTGCCAGAAGTGGATCTTTTACCAAGAATAATTGCGTTGCGGGAGGTGTGGGATCAAGCGTAGCTTTTAGCCAGGTTGTTGGTGCTCAGACCTCGATAATTTCTCAGGC
This genomic window from Flavobacterium sp. 9 contains:
- a CDS encoding alpha-galactosidase — its product is MKRILFLLAFTTLFCKVNAQESQIQIETQNTALILKAAKNGILYQSYLGTKLKDNLAYNTLSKENTKSFVINDGNPLVNLRHQTYPTYGTENLFESAIRMTHNDGNPSLELNYVSHRTDKIDANTTETIIKLKDPVYPVEVTLHYKAFYNENIIEQWTEIVHHEKKPVMLYNYASSMLHFDADHYWLTQFHGDWAKEVRMQESELTSGTKVIDSKLGVRTDMYQTPVFFLSLNEKANETSGELIAGTIAWSGNFKFAFELDNKNSLRISSGINPFASEYSLESGKAFTTPSFIYTFSNKGKGQASRNLHTWARKYGVKDGEKPRLTLLNNWETTFFNFDEKKLTDMFADSKTLGVDMFLLDDGWFGNKYPRSGDKSGLGDWQATKTKLPNGLGFLMQEAEKTGVKFGIWIEPEMVNPKSELYEKHPDWVLKLPNRPESYYRTQLVLDLCNPQVQDFVFKTVDDIMQTNSGVAFFKWDCNRMMTNAYSTYLKNQQSHLFIEYTKGLYKVLDRIKTKYPNLPMMLCAGGGGRTDYGFLKYFTEFWASDNTDPFNRVFIQWGYSQFFPAFAICNHVTSWGNQSIKFKTDVAMMGKLGFDINIKELKEKELKYCQDAVANYKRLSPVIWHGDMYRIVSPYDESRAVLMYVNEAKSKAVLFSYTLHPLYDPQYNLVRFQGLDPNKTYKVDEINLMPEAKKTLEESGESFTGDYLMNVGLRVSSSKVESSVVLEITEV
- a CDS encoding T9SS type A sorting domain-containing protein, whose translation is MKKLYLLLPLLLPLITYSQDILWEKSYGGQHADYLFDAQPTADYGFILAGSSLSNKTGNKSDDNHGDLDYWVWKMTEKGELDWQKSFGGSGFDLLQSIKNTKDGGFILAGTSSSGTGFQKAEDCKGLTDFWVIKLDASGAEQWQRTIGGNGSDELLCAFQTRDGGYILGGSSSSSPVSISDIKPDAKSLTTTKADLYSKSEKSRGNMDYWVVKLDKQGVIEWQKTYGGEYADLLRSMEQTTDNGFILAGYSTSSRSGDKTESNKGVGDVWVLKINDVGEIEWQNSYGAEGDDQPYVIHQTIDGGYIIGANSNSTNPLTSLGGIVGSGTDYWVLKLDEEGGVVWSKTYDFGKVDILTSLVENKDHTYLIGGYAQSERRVPREGIVGKLTNVAVKEKDGINDYIALKIDEKGEELWNKTVGSAGEDILRKLIETRDGGYLMAGTSNSGASKDKNSNIGGSDFWVVKLKDKTKIEKVKSSIEAIPNPVSTYTNVIIGYDFTSGTASVVDMTGRTLQNFSISSRTVPVDLSAYAEGIYIINIKTDVKTESVKVIKRITSK